The window GCATCTGGCCAGTGAACTTTGATAAATCGtccttactctttggtaagcgAGTTAATGCAACTACCAGACAAGAGGTCAAAGATGCACTGGGAATACAAAATGAAGGAGGGATGGGAACCTACTTGGGTATTCCAGAAGACATAAGCGGCTCCAAGTGCAAATTGTTTGCTTTCCTTAAGGATAAGTTAATGCACAGGGTAAATGGATGGACGGGTAGGTGGCTTTCAAAAGGAGGAAAGGAAGTATTGATAAAATCGATTTTGTTAGCTCTCCCGACTTATGTAATGTCTACTTTCCTGCTCCCTTTGGAGATATGTGAAAACTTAGCTAGTGCCATTGCACGCTTCTGGTGGAGCTCGAATCCCCCAAAGAGAGGAATACACTGGGCGAAATGGGAAAAGGTGTGTGCACCAAGAGAGGAAGGTGGGATTGGGTTTCGTATGATCCATGAGTTTAATCTGGCATTGTTGGCAAAACAATTATGGAGGTTGGTTCAGTTCCCAGATTCATTGGTTGCCCGGGTCTTGAGGGGAAGATACTACAGATTAAGTTCTCCGGTGAGAGTAAACTCTACCAATAACCCATCGTATGTGTGGAATAGCATCTCTGCTGCAAGGAAGTTGCTACTACTGGGAATCAGACTGAAGATTCACTCAGGATATGGTGTTAAGGTGTGGGAGGATCCGTGGATCCCAACGATCCCATCAAGACCGGCGGCTCCTGTTGCGCCTGTTATGCACCCCAACATGAGAGTTAGCGATCTCATTAATCAGACATCGAAGGAATGGGATGTTCGGCTTTTGGAGAGCTATGTCAACATGGACGATATACAGCTTATAAGGAGTTTAGCCATAAGCTCATCTCATCGCCGCGACTCCTTCTGCTGGAGCTACACAAGAAACGGACAATACACagttaaatctggatattgggtggCGCGGAACTTATTAAAGGTGGAGGAGGAACAGGAGGTTTTGGAGCCAAGTATCACCAATCTTCAAGCTTTTGCTTGGAAGCTGAAGGCGCCTACGAAGATAcgtcatcttatatggcagtTGTTGACTGGGCACGTGGCAGTAACAATGAATTTAGCAAGACGCAATATGAGATGTGATAATTACTGCCCGAGGTGTGGAGAGTTAGAAGAATCTGTAACTCATGCCATCTTTGAATGCCCGCCAGCGCTACAAGTCTGGAGCCTATCAGCAACCCCAACAGGCCCAGAGGTATTTCCAGTATCAAGCATCTACACGAACATGGATTAtctattttggaggaaaaacTCTATTATTGAGCCGGAACAAGACagggatccttatccctggataattTGGTATATATGGAAGGCTAGGAATGAAAAACTATTCAGGGGGATAGATAGAGATCCTTTGGAGTTAGTTCGATATGCAGAGAGTGAATGTCGAGCCTGGTTTGAGGCGAATGAAGTGATACAACCAGTGCCACAAGGAAACAATATGGTGATCCCccaagtcttaagcttgggCAACATATGCCTgttagatggatcttggacagcaTCGGCAAActttagtggatgtggatgggtGTGGATGGACAGTAGGGGGAAGGCTCAGCTTATGGGGTTAAAAAATATTACTCGACGTGAATCAGCCTTGCACTCGGAAGTTGAAGCACTACAGTGGGcaatggagaatatgcttcAGCACTCAACATGTCAAAGCTTTGGGACGGATTGTAAGGACCTGATTGCTATGCTAGAGGAACCTCATGCttggccaagctttgcgacAGAATTGGAGAAGATCGAGACGCTACGGATATGCTTCCCGGAGTTCAGCATTACTCATGTCCCACGAACGCAAAAtcaattttcagattttttagctaagactgctagatctttccatagggagttacttttcattggttgttctattccggtctggttacccagaccacctcaagcctgagtaatagaatggccgtttgacgtcaaaaaaaaaaaaaaaaaatctaagtataagttaatatttttagaacCAATCCGAAACCGAAACTATTTGGAATTCAACCGAAATTTTAGACATGTAACTAAACttgaaccgaatccgatccaaactgttaaaatatctaaatggGGTTGAAATTCATGAATTGAAATAGGAATGAATCCTAACTGAAACCCAATTGGCCACTAACCCTATTTAATCCAATAAAATCTTATTGTAAAGTCATCTGATTAAATTgattatttaaaagttataaacGGAGGAGTAGTTAGTAGGTAGTTTTGTTgtcaaagaaaaaagaaaaacaattggaCTATTTGAAAACCAAATTGGATCTGGGAGAAAGAGAGCGATCTGGACGAAGAAGCTAACGGTGGGTACGCATTAGCTGCAACGCCGCCATGTTCTCGGATGACGAAAAAAGACACGTTTCTCCTCACTTTGATAAATCTGTACGCCTTCTTCCTCTTGAATTCGATTCTTTCAAAGTCAAACTTGAAATTGAGCTGATTGATTTACGAAAACGATAGAAGATATCAATGGCGAGGAGGAGAGTCACAGTGATTGGATTATCGTTCCTGCTTTTAGCTGGTACGACGATGGCAGCGAGATCTGATAAGGAAACGAGAGAGCGCTTCTACGGCAACGTTGTGAACTCCACGGCTCCGGGAAACGGCGAAGGGAGTATCGCAAAAATGTTCGATCGAGTTCTCGAGAAAGAGTTCTCCGAAAACGATCAGCCTGAAGGTATGAGAAGAAATAGACTAAAATGTTGTTAACTTCTTCACTTACATtcaagtttccttttttttttgctttaggaTCGGATGGAGGAGCCAGCTTTAACAGCAGTGTTGCTGATCAACAAGTAGCTTTTTCAACTCTTGTTTATTCTTGTGTTTATTCTTGTGTTTATTCTTGTGTCTTTCCAGGCTGAAATAGAGACTGTAGCCAAAGTTACGCATGAGAAGGGCAAACGAAATGATACTCAAGAAAACAAGTAGGGTGCAACCAATGATATAATATTCTTTGATTTAATTGGCCGGCCAATGGTGTTGGGggattcattgtttttttttctttgtttgccCATCCAGTGGTACGAGACCATTCCAACTTCAAGATGTGTTTTCCCTGGAAAATGAAGATTCTGATGATATGACTCTTATTGACAAAAAGGTTCTTTCGAATAATACTAAGCATGCTTTTTTTCAGTTTCAGCTAATTCTCTTCTTCTGGTGTTTCGCAGAACAATGTTTTTGTAATGTCCAACAAAAAATCTAAGTATCCGATTCTTCAAGTAGACCTGAGGTTGTTTTGATTTCGTATGTATTTGGAATTCACTGTTTCAGGCTTttgatggtttttttttaattgcagaTTGATATCGGATCTAGTGGTGATTATTGTTTTTGCTGCCATTGGTGGCATTGTCTTCTCGTGTCTTGGACAACCGGTATGCAGCCTTAGGAACTATTATGAAAGACATCTGGTCTTGGCTTCATATTGTGGTTAATAATCTGATGTTTTCTTGCTCTATGGCTACGTGTCTTATTAGGTCATTGTTGGATATCTTCTGGCGGGGTCAATCATTGGGCCAGGAGGACTGAAATTCATCAGTGAAATGGTTCAggtatttataaatattgagTAATTCTTTCTCTGGAAGAAAGATTGTTCCGGTTTtcatgtttcttcttctgatgcTATGGCAGGTTGAAACTGTGGCCCAGTTTGGTGTTGTATTCCTCCTTTTTGCTTTGGGCTTGGAGTTCTCAATGACTAAGGTAGGCATCCGCTGGCTGTTTGACTGTAACGAAAACGAAAATGAATATTCATGTGAACTTTACAATCTCAGTTTGATAATTCGTTGTTCTTGTGTTGATGCTGCAGCTGAAAGTTGTTGGCCCAGTTGCTGTCCTTGGAGGACTTTTCCAAATCGTATTACTGATGTTTCTGTGTGGTGTGACTGCATTGGTATGTGCAAATCAATCATGTATATTGGTAATTTGGAATGACTATTGTAAATTGATCTGTCTGTTATTTGCAGTTATGTGGAGCAAGGTTGTCAGAGGGTATTTTTGTTGGTGCTTTTCTATCTATGTCATCAACTGCAGTGGTATCTATTTTCTTCTCGAGCTTTATACAAAAGCTAATCTTTTCCTATCTCATTTCTAAGTTGCCGTTTTGACGCACATGTCAATTTGATCAGGTGGTAAAGTTTTTGGTGGAACGGAACAGTACAAGTTCTCTTCATGGTCAAGTCACGATAGGGATACTTATCTTTCAGGTTTTGACTCGTGACATTCTATATTTTGTTCCCTTCTGCTATTCTCTTACTAATTCTTGAATCTTTTCAGGACTGTGTGGTTGGTTTATTATTCGCACTGCTTCCAGTTTTGGGTGGTAACAGTGGTTTACTACAAGGAATTATATCAATGGGAAAGCTGTAAGTGGTTTCGTAGCAAGAAGTTTGCCTATGAAATATCATATAATCTGACCGGAAACATTTTCTCTGTCTAATTTTAGGCTCCTGATATTGTCAATATATCTCACTGTTGCATCTCTACTAACGTGGTCATTTGTGCCTCGCTTTCTGAAGCTAATGATTAAGTTATCATCTCAAGTAAGTTTTAGTGATTCAATTTCTTTTGAGTGGCATCCGAGTTCTATGCCAATGTTTTTCATTATATAATGCAGACAAATGAACTTTACCAATTAGCTGCTGTGGCGTTCTGCTTACTATCTGCATGGGTAAGTCTATAATCCATCATTCTTTTTATTTGGTTAGCTTTTCTGATCCATGGGAAAACAATGGTGATTATTATAGACACGGAGTATAATTAGCATATCTAACTCAAATCTTTGGTTCCTTGCAAAACTTCTTCAGTGCAGTGATAAGCTGGGTCTTAGTCTTGAGTTGGGATCATTTGTGGCTGGTGTTATGCTGTCCACAACTGAGTTTGCTCAACATACACTAGAGCAGGTAGGTACTGATAATAAagtttttaagtaaatatatgcTCTGTGAGTACTTGGTATGCAGACTCTCAAGTACTTGGTGATTGATTGTAGGTGGAACCGATCCGTAATTTGTTTGCCGCTCTCTTCCTTTCAAGTATCGGTATGCTCATAAACGTGCACTTTCTATGGAACCACGTGGATATCCTTCTGGCATCTGTGATTCTAGTCATAGTTGTTAAGACAGCAATTGCAGCAATAGTGGTTAAGGCTTTTCGGTACAACATGAAGATATCCTTCCATGTAAGTTTTGACCTCTTCTGCTATGAGTTTCTTCATCCACAAATCACgtaattgctttttttttttgtcaattaatgtAACAGGTGGGGGTACTTCTTGCTCAGATTGGCGAGTTTGCCTTTGTTCTTCTAAGCCGAGCATCAAACCTACACGTTATCGAGGTGAAACCTTCTTTTGATCCTTGTAATTTGAGTACTATTTTGCTTGTTACTAACATTTTTGACTTTGGGTTATAATGTAGGGGAAAATGTATCTCCTCCTATTGGGAACAACAGCTCTGAGTCTCGTAAGTTATACCTCAAACAAGCCTTTTAAATGATAAAACACCTGTAAATGCTGTAACTGTTACAGGTGACGACTCCATTGTTGTTCAAGTTGATACCGAGTGCAATGAACCTGGGTGTCATCCTTCGATGGTTTCCTTCTGAGAATAGCTCCCCGAACGAGgtccttctcttctcttctcttgtcTCACCTCTTTTGTTTTAGTTATAGTTCTGACTTATGAGAGAGTGTTGTTTTTAGAGTATGCAGGAGAAAGCATCGATGATAGAAGTACATAACAGAACCAACTGACATCTCTTTTGTACATATAGTCTGAAGATTACAAGACAGATTTTTGATCCGACGAAACTGGACCAGCCCGCCAATTTACAGTTGACCAGATCAGTCTTTACCAAGACCTGCCTTTATTTTCCTTAAATTATTGTGTGGTAAATCGTATATAATTAGTATACACTAGCTATAGCCATCCGTGTAGTCCAAGCGGCTTAGCTTATTATTTGGTGTAACGATATTAATCCACGTCTCTTATTGTAATGAATCTCATAAGTCAAAACCACCACAGGTATTTGACGTTTTGTTTACTACATAGatcttttggttttatttttaaaacattttcgcGCAGAAGAGTCTTTTTGTTGAGAGAAGGATTTCTTGTTTTCTGGTGCTTCACCATAGTCACGATATTGCTAGTGAAACTCATGATCTAAGTGCTGTTGACGAATCACCTGAGCCAAATTTTCTGTTATTGTGGAAGCAGATTGTTACATTCCTTGCAGAATTGGCACATTCTATGTTTCAGTTCTCAGCATAGTATTTAGGTGGTTCAATTGATCTTGAGAAACTCCCATTGAGCACACTGAGTAGAGATTACTTGAATCAGAAGTATCAGCGTTGCTCATTGAGTATCCTTCACATGAAGAAGACATTCATTTAGCAGCGCGACATTGAGCAGAGAAGTCTTGTAAAGTAGTCTTAAAAGAAAATCTAGACGGGCCTGAGTACACGTGGTGCAAAACATCATCAAATTAAGATGTTATACATGATGGATAACTGCAATCACTTTCTCATTTCAATAGTTTTCTGTTAGTTCtgcaaataatattttctttaaaatttcaaatcacAGTTGGCGAAAGTGACTAAAACAGTCTAATATGAAAAAATCAGGTTGGTGTGTTTACTTCTCCAAATATAAAGCCAATAAAATTAAGTCTTGGTTACAATTTTATAACCCTCGGGAGAGTCTACGAATAGTGGCCGACCACCTCTAGCAACCGCATGAGGTATTCTTCGTCTTCTCCGTGTATTTACAGATTTTGTATCAGCCAAAAACGGCATGACGTCCCTTTCTTTATCTTCCCAGTTTGTATGTTGTTAAAACAGAACCGAACCGATCTCTCTGTTTCTATACTatgttctttcttttctctgttTCTGTAAACTGTAAAAGTAAAAGATAGAAAGGTAAACACGGGTTTGGCTTCTGCAATGTTTTTTCTTGGAGAAATATTATTTTCGGTCAACGAGAGGGATATAATTTTCTGGCTAATAGGTTTCCTAAGGTGAGATTTTTGATCTAATCGGTTATGCAAAGTGTCAAACTTCTTTGACACTTtacaaaatctgaaagaaaaaaaattgtcaatagctgaaaattcgatttttaaattcgatatttcaattttaaaaataatgttcGTACCATATGTCAAAATTTGGAAACTAATCTTTGAGTTTATAGTCTCATATCAAGTCActgttattgatttatttatataatgtttgAAACTTTTAAATCTCTCCAAGATCCGATATCAGTCTTTAGATATTCTGatttaaagaaaaacatttcATATCAAATGTCTAAATCTGAGAATCTAATCTTTGAATGTATAGTCTAAACCCTCATGATTTTGCAGGTGAAGAGAATTTTTGAAGGTTTGTTATAGTTTTAAGAAGATGGCGACACTAGCAGATATTGGAGTAGCAGCTGCGATTAACATTATAACTGCTTTGATATTGCTTTTGCTATTTGCAATCTTGAGGATCCAACCATTCAATGATAGGGTTTATTTCCCCAAGTGGTACTTGAAAGGTCTTAGAAGCAGCCCTCTTGTGAACCCTGGTGCTTTCGTGAGCAAAATTGTGAACTTGGATTTTCGTTCTTACATTCGGTTCTTGAACTGGATGCCCGCTGCGCTAAAGATGCCAGAGTCTGAACTTATTGATCATGCTGGTTTTGATTCTGCTGTCTACTTGAGGATTTACTTGATTGGGTAATCAACATATACTTACATGAATGGTTGattttatttcatttctttaatttcatatatttaaaatcatcaAACCTAACCAATTatgatcatttaaaaaaaaaaaaatcttcatcaGAACTATACCGATTTTTACTATTCattatgtagtttttttttctaaagaccCCAAAGAAACTTGTTTCCATGTGTATTAACCAAAAAATCATACATCTGTATTATTTAGACGGTAGAATCTGCTAAAGACATTAAGTAATAGTAAACttgataatttatattttgtttattaataataattaactaatcaaaaataattatttatatataaatacatatttattttattttaaaatacagtaTTTTCAACAAAAAACTTACGCCTACAACCAACATAACAACATCAAAAATTTCTGCAAAAAATCTATAACAATAAATTTATAGCTACAACCAATTCACCTACATTACATTTTCTTCTTACATATGCACTCCAACTAATCATCCACAATGTGTCTTAAGAATTACAAGTTTGTTGAGCTTTGTTTTCTGAAACTGAAATGAACTGACTAGTGACTACAAGCAAAGAAATCCTAGATAGTGTGGCATCAGTCGTCCCCAAATCTCCTCTCGTTTCTGAGCTTTGTTTCTAATGTTTTCTACTATTTTTCAGACTTAAGATTTTTGTCCCAGTCGCATTACTTTCATGGTCGATTCTGGTTCCCATCAACTGGACAAGCAACGGCTTGCAGCTAGCAAAACTTCATGATGTAAAATCAAGCAATATCGATAAGCTTTCGATATCAAATGTCGAGCGTGGATCAGACAGGTTCGTTAGAGAAAGAAAATGTGTAGTTTGCTACGTTTTATTACCCTTGCGGTTAAAGTATGTTGGTTTTGGTAAAGGTTTTGGGCTCATCTGATGATGGAGTACGCATTTACATTCTGGACTTGCTATGTTCTATTGAAGGAATATGAGAACATAGCTTCAATGCGGTTAGCATTTCTCCAATCCGAGGAGCGACGTGCGGATGAATTCACGgtatatatgtttcttttcatttgtaAAGTGGATCttcacaatatatatacaagaaaatttatgttttagtatTGGCTGCATTATGACAGGTTCTGGTTAGGAATATACCACCGGACTCACACGAGTTAGTTAGTGACAACGTGGAGCAATTCTTTATGGTTAACCACCCGGACCATTATCTTATGAATCAGGTTAGCTTATTTTCCTAAAGGAATTAATCTTTAATTTGGTCTATATTGCTACTTTCTTGGTTATGGTAAGcccctttttattatatattaggtGGTATACGATGCAAATAAATTGGCTGGACTAGTagcagagaagaagaaaatgcagAACTGGTTTGATTATTACCATTTGAAGTATACAAGAGACAAGGAACAAAGGCCAAGGGTAAAGGTAAAATATTTGGAGAAACCGGAAAGCACAGGTATAGGTAAAATACCATTTGTCTAAATCTTTTTCATTGCAGTTAGGCTTTCTCGGGCTATGGGGAAAGAAAGTAGATGCAATGGATCATTTCACAGCTGAGATCGATAAACTAAACGACCaagtaagtatttttttttctttttatagagGTTCCTCATTCGGTTCTtggttttcatattttcagTAACTTTGATTTTTTCCCGCAGATATTGGAAGAAAGGAAGAGAGTGAAGAAAGATGAGAAAGGTATGATGCCAGCAGCTTTTGTCTTGTTTAAAACGCGTTGGGGAGCTGCAGTTTGCGCGCAGACTCAACAGACAAAGAATCCAACCGCGTGGTTAACCGAATGGGCTCCCGAGGCAAGAGAAGTGTATTGGCCAAACCTTGCCATCCCTTACGTGTCTTTCACGGTAAGGAGACTTGTAATGCACGttgccttcttcttcctcactttcttcttcatcatcccaATCGCATTTGTACAATCCCTCGCAAGTATCGAAGGTATCAAAAAATCTGCTCCATTCCTAAATCCCCTCGTCGAAAAGTAAGTACATTCCTCAATATTTCTTGCTTAGCATTTGGAAATGAGAATTATGCGTAACTAATGTTCGATCAATCTTGTGTGTGTATGCAGGAAGTTTATTAAATCGGTGATCCAAGGTTTTCTTCCGGGTATCTTCTTGAAGCTCTTTTTGTTATTTCTGCCAACGATTTTAATGATCATGTCGAAATTCGAAGGGTTTGTTTCGATCTCATCGTTAGAGAGAAGAGCGGCTTTCAGATATTATCTATTCAACCTTGTGAATGTTTTCCTCGGTAGCATAATCACCGGATCTGCATTTGAACAGCTAAATTCTTTCCTAAAACAATCTGCGGATCAGTAAAGCTCTAAATctatatatctctctctctctctctctctctctctctctctctctctctctctctctctctctctctctctctctctctctctctctctctctctctctctagtatCAACCACAGTTTTACTCTCTTAAAAACCTTGTTTCTTATCTTTTCATGTTCTTGTTTTTAGGATTCCAAGGACGGTTGGAGTAGCGATTCCGATAAAAGCAACATtctttataacatatataatggTTGACGGTTGGGCAGGTGTGGCAGGAGAGATTCTTAGGCTTAAAGCATTTATCATTTTTCATTTGAAGAACTTGTTCTTGGTGAAAACCGAAAAAGATAGAGAAGAAGCAATGGATCCAGGACAGATTGATTTCTATGTAAACGAGCCTCGGATTCAACTCTACTTCCTCCTCGGCCTTGTCTACGCTCCTGTCACACCTGTTCTACTTcctttcatcatcttcttctttgggTTTGCTTACCTCATCTTCCGTCATCaggtaaaaaaagaaaacaaactctTTTTCTGTTAAGTACTCGGACAATTTCATCTAGTTACTTTAGTTGTGATTTCTGGTTTTAGAAAAATGAcaagtaatgttttttttttcttgtctttttaaCTTCTGAATACTGCGAATCCGCACTAGACTAACTAATGTGAATTGaaatccataaaaattattGGTTTTTTTAGTTACCTAAAGAGCAattgtttcaaataatttttttttaagtctttgtcacaaaaataatcttcaagaaagaaaatgactaaaatagtcattttttattttgaaattttcaatatttattttttatttttaaaaatttgaaactctatccCTTAAGCCCTaccactaaactctaaattctaAGTCTATATGAGTTAACCCTAGGGTAAAAACACATTTGTatcctttaataaaatttattttgtttattttttcattgagtgttatttttgtgataaaaacttaaaaagggtTATCTTAGAGAATTTCTCTAAAATAATGATTCATTCACTTTTTGAATTAGGATTGAAAAGTAATTTCAAAATTGTTGGAGATGGTCGATTTGAaccaatatatattttgtattctaGTTATTAGCTAAACCGGTTTCTTACAGATCATAAATGTGTATAATCAAAAGTATGAGAGCGCGGCTGCGTATTGGCCAGACGTACATGGACGTATAGTATCGGCATTGATAATTTCACAATTACTTTTGATTGGTTTAATGAGCACAAAAGGAAAAGCTCAGTCCACGCCTTTCCTCGTCGTTCTACCGATTCTCACCTTCTGTTTTCACCGGTTTTGCAAAGACCGCTACGAATCAGTATTTGTCATCAACCCTTTGCAGGTTAGTATGATAACTCCCACATCATTTCAGTTCACTTTTCTTATATCACCAAGATAAAAGATAGCATACCCATTATGTCAACCGACAGTAGATTTGATTAGCTTGATTCTGCTTCGGTTTGGTATGTGTTATTGAATCTTGTTCGCACCTGTTTACAGGAAGCTATGATTAAGGATTCAATGGAACGAGCAAGAGAACCGAACTTGAATCTGAAAAGGTTTCTTAAAAACGCATATATTCATCCAGTTTTTAAAGACAAAGAGTACGAAGATGACCTGCATGAGGAATTAATCGAGGATTCGGACGACGAAAATTGTGTAGTTGTACCGACCAAACATCAGTCTCAAttattacaccaaaaaaaaacatctctcAAAGAAACACTGTGATGAGCAGCAATGCGAATAATGTCCCGTCACAACCAGTATCTTCTAATCGACTTGACTCAGGTACAGTAGCGGAGCCACCTTCACATAACCAGAGCCTTGATGTATGAGTAAATCACAACGAGTAAATCACAACCCATGTTATATTCagtatagaagaaaaaaaccaaTGCGtagaaatctttttttttgtttgtattgtTGTGGACGGTTTTGTATGTTTGTCATTGTTTTGTTTGCCTTTGTTGTCATTACCAATACATGAttgtataaaacaaatttgaccaattttttgaaaaaaatctctTCCCATGATTGGTaatttgtcatttattttttggtttaaacaTTTTGAgtttagaagtttttttttttaaatttggataTGTGAACAGAAGTTGATATCTTATTTTGGAATATCACATATAAAAGATGTTaggaaaaattgtttttttagaccaaaaaaatggtaactatgtcccaTTAGACTACTCATATACTTTATGTCCCGTTAggctaattattttaaaaatatcaataattcttttattttcaattataaattcaaaattaaaattatagaataattttgaaatattaaaacagaatgaataattaaaataattaaaataaaagaaaaacctAAACGTGTAGATTTCCAAAGATTTTCTTGGGCTTTTTGCAAAAATTAACATACAAcccaaagtcaaacacaaaactaactcttttttttggaaattagttatgccctattcaccccacaagttcatataattaacgaaaatgccatcaatttttgtttcttt of the Brassica rapa cultivar Chiifu-401-42 chromosome A03, CAAS_Brap_v3.01, whole genome shotgun sequence genome contains:
- the LOC103848175 gene encoding uncharacterized protein LOC103848175 isoform X1 codes for the protein MFSDDEKRHVSPHFDKSKISMARRRVTVIGLSFLLLAGTTMAARSDKETRERFYGNVVNSTAPGNGEGSIAKMFDRVLEKEFSENDQPEGSDGGASFNSSVADQQAEIETVAKVTHEKGKRNDTQENNGTRPFQLQDVFSLENEDSDDMTLIDKKNNVFVMSNKKSKYPILQVDLRLISDLVVIIVFAAIGGIVFSCLGQPVIVGYLLAGSIIGPGGLKFISEMVQVETVAQFGVVFLLFALGLEFSMTKLKVVGPVAVLGGLFQIVLLMFLCGVTALLCGARLSEGIFVGAFLSMSSTAVVVKFLVERNSTSSLHGQVTIGILIFQDCVVGLLFALLPVLGGNSGLLQGIISMGKLLLILSIYLTVASLLTWSFVPRFLKLMIKLSSQTNELYQLAAVAFCLLSAWCSDKLGLSLELGSFVAGVMLSTTEFAQHTLEQVEPIRNLFAALFLSSIGMLINVHFLWNHVDILLASVILVIVVKTAIAAIVVKAFRYNMKISFHVGVLLAQIGEFAFVLLSRASNLHVIEGKMYLLLLGTTALSLVTTPLLFKLIPSAMNLGVILRWFPSENSSPNESMQEKASMIEVHNRTN
- the LOC103848173 gene encoding CSC1-like protein At1g62320, with the protein product MATLADIGVAAAINIITALILLLLFAILRIQPFNDRVYFPKWYLKGLRSSPLVNPGAFVSKIVNLDFRSYIRFLNWMPAALKMPESELIDHAGFDSAVYLRIYLIGLKIFVPVALLSWSILVPINWTSNGLQLAKLHDVKSSNIDKLSISNVERGSDRFWAHLMMEYAFTFWTCYVLLKEYENIASMRLAFLQSEERRADEFTVLVRNIPPDSHELVSDNVEQFFMVNHPDHYLMNQVVYDANKLAGLVAEKKKMQNWFDYYHLKYTRDKEQRPRVKLGFLGLWGKKVDAMDHFTAEIDKLNDQILEERKRVKKDEKGMMPAAFVLFKTRWGAAVCAQTQQTKNPTAWLTEWAPEAREVYWPNLAIPYVSFTVRRLVMHVAFFFLTFFFIIPIAFVQSLASIEGIKKSAPFLNPLVEKKFIKSVIQGFLPGIFLKLFLLFLPTILMIMSKFEGFVSISSLERRAAFRYYLFNLVNVFLGSIITGSAFEQLNSFLKQSADQIPRTVGVAIPIKATFFITYIMVDGWAGVAGEILRLKAFIIFHLKNLFLVKTEKDREEAMDPGQIDFYVNEPRIQLYFLLGLVYAPVTPVLLPFIIFFFGFAYLIFRHQIINVYNQKYESAAAYWPDVHGRIVSALIISQLLLIGLMSTKGKAQSTPFLVVLPILTFCFHRFCKDRYESVFVINPLQEAMIKDSMERAREPNLNLKRFLKNAYIHPVFKDKEYEDDLHEELIEDSDDENCVVVPTKHQSQLLHQKKTSLKETL
- the LOC103848175 gene encoding uncharacterized protein LOC103848175 isoform X3, which translates into the protein MFSDDEKRHVSPHFDKSKISMARRRVTVIGLSFLLLAGTTMAARSDKETRERFYGNVVNSTAPGNGEGSIAKMFDRVLEKEFSENDQPEGSDGGASFNSSVADQQAEIETVAKVTHEKGKRNDTQENNGTRPFQLQDVFSLENEDSDDMTLIDKKNNVFVMSNKKSKYPILQVDLRLISDLVVIIVFAAIGGIVFSCLGQPVIVGYLLAGSIIGPGGLKFISEMVQVETVAQFGVVFLLFALGLEFSMTKLKVVGPVAVLGGLFQIVLLMFLCGVTALLCGARLSEGIFVGAFLSMSSTAVVVKFLVERNSTSSLHGQVTIGILIFQDCVVGLLFALLPVLGGNSGLLQGIISMGKLLLILSIYLTVASLLTWSFVPRFLKLMIKLSSQTNELYQLAAVAFCLLSAWCSDKLGLSLELGSFVAGVMLSTTEFAQHTLEQVEPIRNLFAALFLSSIGMLINVHFLWNHVDILLASVILVIVVKTAIAAIVVKAFRYNMKISFHVGVLLAQIGEFAFVLLSRASNLHVIEGKMYLLLLGTTALSLVTTPLLFKLIPSAMNLGVILRWFPSENSSPNEEKASMIEVHNRTN
- the LOC103848175 gene encoding uncharacterized protein LOC103848175 isoform X2; protein product: MFSDDEKRHVSPHFDKSISMARRRVTVIGLSFLLLAGTTMAARSDKETRERFYGNVVNSTAPGNGEGSIAKMFDRVLEKEFSENDQPEGSDGGASFNSSVADQQAEIETVAKVTHEKGKRNDTQENNGTRPFQLQDVFSLENEDSDDMTLIDKKNNVFVMSNKKSKYPILQVDLRLISDLVVIIVFAAIGGIVFSCLGQPVIVGYLLAGSIIGPGGLKFISEMVQVETVAQFGVVFLLFALGLEFSMTKLKVVGPVAVLGGLFQIVLLMFLCGVTALLCGARLSEGIFVGAFLSMSSTAVVVKFLVERNSTSSLHGQVTIGILIFQDCVVGLLFALLPVLGGNSGLLQGIISMGKLLLILSIYLTVASLLTWSFVPRFLKLMIKLSSQTNELYQLAAVAFCLLSAWCSDKLGLSLELGSFVAGVMLSTTEFAQHTLEQVEPIRNLFAALFLSSIGMLINVHFLWNHVDILLASVILVIVVKTAIAAIVVKAFRYNMKISFHVGVLLAQIGEFAFVLLSRASNLHVIEGKMYLLLLGTTALSLVTTPLLFKLIPSAMNLGVILRWFPSENSSPNESMQEKASMIEVHNRTN